A single window of Solanum dulcamara chromosome 5, daSolDulc1.2, whole genome shotgun sequence DNA harbors:
- the LOC129889170 gene encoding pentatricopeptide repeat-containing protein At1g62350: protein MWRQGQNLLRRTSLLNLSCGIRQIITGSTSSASPSVSIWRRKKEMGKEGLMVAKELKRLQSNAVRFEKFMKSHVSRLLKSDLVAVLAEFQRQDLPYLSMRLYEAVRKEIWYRPDMFFYRDMLFMLARNKKVDETKKVWDDLKKEGVLFDQHTFGDLVRAFLDGGLPSEAMHIYDEMRRSPDPPMSLPYRVILKGLLPYPELREKVKDDFLELFPDTVVYDPPEDLFDEEEWRKEIDDD from the exons ATGTGGCGTCAAGGTCAGAATCTTCTTCGGCGAACGTCGCTATTAAACCTTAGCTGCGGAATCAGACAAATCATTACTGGTTCAACGTCATCAGCGAGCCCCAGTGTGTCGATATGGAGGCGCAAGAAAGAAATGGGTAAAGAAGGTTTAATGGTCGCCAAGGAGCTTAAGCGGTTGCAGTCCAACGCCGTTAGGTTTGAGAAGTTTATGAAGTCCCATGTTTCTCGTCTACTAAAATCTGACCTCGTCGCCGTTCTTGCTGAGTTCCAAAGACAAGATCTCCCTTACCTCTCCATGAGG TTGTACGAGGCTGTGCGCAAAGAAATATGGTATCGGCCAGACATGTTCTTTTACAGGGATATGCTTTTCATGCTTGCAAGAAACAAAAAGGTAGATGAAACAAAGAAGGTATGGGATGATTTGAAGAAAGAAGGGGTGCTTTTCGATCAGCATACATTTGGTGATCTTGTCAGGGCTTTTCTAGATGGTGGATTACCCTCAGAGGCAATGCacatatatgatgaaatgaggCGATCTCCTGATCCTCCTATGTCCTTACCTTATCGTGTTATATTGAAGGGGCTACTTCCTTACCCCGAATTGAGAGAAAAAGTGAAGGATGACTTTCTAGAACTGTTCCCAGATACTGTAGTTTATGATCCACCTGAAGATCTATTTGATGAGGAAGAATGGAGAAAGGAGATTGATGATGATTAG